The genomic segment GCCACCAGCGCAGACATCTGTAGGCCACGTAGACGGCGCAGACGCCGAGGAGCATCTTCCTAAggctgaagccccgcccacctggCCTCTTCTTATCGTCACGGTAACAACCTGAAGAGAAAACACGATGCTGAGACACCAAAGTTGTGTATGAATCCcttccctaactactaaaacacTATATTTAACTGGATTTAAAGGTAATCCGGACACCATACAGCCTATCAGGGCCCCCTagaggtacgggtcagaactgtcaatgggtccattttacaatggaaacaatTAAATTAGCAGACTGGACTGTACCGCACCCTACTGGACCCCTCAgaggaaatgaggctttagtgTTCTTGTTTGAGGCTCAGAAATTCTGATCTGAGGGTCTTCTTTCTCTCAGTTACTGCAGGTTTGGGTTCCAGAGCTTGTCTTTAGGGTTTAAGAACTTGTCTTTACGGTTCTAGAACTAGTCTTTATGGTATTAAAACGTTCTTTATGTCTCTAGAACTTCTTTACGGTTTAAGAACTTGTCTTTACGTTTCCAGAACTTGTCTTTATGGTTTTAGAACTTGTCTTTACGGTTCTAGAACTTGTCTTTACGGTTCTAGAACTTGTCTTTATGGTTTTAGAACTTGTCTTTACGGCTCTAAAAACTTGTCTTTACGGTTCTAGAACTTGTCTTTACGGTTCTAGAACTTGTCTTTACGTTTCCAGAACTTGTCTTTATGGTTTTAGAACTTGTCTTTATGGTTTTAGAACTTGTCTTTACGGTTTCAGGGTTGCAGGACCACAGAACCTGGTAGAACCTTTACCTGGGTAGTAGGACTCGACAGGCTCCCACTCGTAGCTCCACCCGTCTGGCTCCCAGCTTGACATCACCTGGGTTTGCCTGGCGATCCGGGTCTTCCTGCTGGCTTTGTGCTTCCTGTTTCTCCGCTGCAGCACGCCGCATTGGGCTGCGCAGTCGCCTGCGTACTCAGACAGCCGGCTGCAGCCGAACGGCTCCACGTTGATCTGCATCTGGCGGCTGAAGGCCTCCGTGAAGAACCCGGTGGGGTCGTTCTGCATCATGCTGAACACCAGCGGCTCCACCTGCGCCGCTCCCGCCATCACCTCCACGTCTCCATAGTAACCCATCTGGGTCAGAAAGGCGCTGAGGTCCAGCTGAGGGTTCTGCAGAGCTCGGATCAGCTCGCCACCGACCTGGAAGGTCCCATCGTGCCTGAACCTGCCGAGGTCGGCGTCATCGTGCTCCGTGACGTAGACCGCCTCCACCTGCCGGCTGCTCCTCTGGTAGCTGATGATGATGCGGTCCGTGTTGTTGCAGTCGTAGCTACCAAAGCTGTTGTAGTTCTCCCTGACGTACGGCGGAAGGCTGGCGGCCGCCGGGTACCTGTCGGCGTTCAGGTTTCCGACCACGAAGTACACcagctgcagagacagagacGTTCAGCCACAGCGGCGAGGAGCAGAACCGCCACCACCGCTCACCTGCTTCTTACGCTTCGTGCTCTTGCTCAGCGCCGGGAGAAGCTCCTCCACGTTTCCGAACACGTGGAAGCCAAAGTCGCCCTCCTCTGGCTGAACGTGGGACTGCAGCTGTGTGAGGAGGAGCACAGGAGCAGGTTCTGAAGGTTCTGAAGGTTCTGAAGGAGATCACGCGTCTTTATCTGAAGTCAACACTCAGCTGATGTTAAAAGGTCTTACTGGACTGAATCTCTGAGTCCCTCAGACAAACAAATGTTGGCCGAAACATGAGCAAACGTGATGATAAATCACAGATCACTGAGGACCAGCAGCAGATCCTCCTGTCAGAGGAACTCCTCAGGAACTGAAGAAGAACCTCAAAAACCAGACGGAAATgttacagaacaaaacaaatccaTGATTTCCTCCTTTAGAAAAGAATCGGTCTGAACAGAAGAGATGGTTCCGCTCTGAGAGAAAAGTCAAGTGGAAGATAACGGTTCTGATGTTAATGTACTGTTATGTTGATGTGTACACAGTGTAGATCAGACGTGTCGAAGTCAAGGCaagttattaatgacccgatgttatcttgagctcatttctaacttgtataatttggacaaaatatatttttatggagagtataatattgaaagttatttaaggtttaagctgatttattctggaataatattcctgcatttttgttattcgtttttatgttaaaaagctacagttttaaattttacaactgtagttttagagtattaaataaatgtttatcctgttcggcccgcgacctgaggtgtgttttggatttctgcccccagtgtgactgagtttgaccccctggaGTAGAAGTAGTTTACTCTTTTGTTGAATTCATGTAACgggacagaaatgtgttttcttcatCGACTCCTTTCATTCCCCTGCATAAGAtgtcttgtgttgttttaatgaatgtttttgtgtgtaaatgaaata from the Oryzias melastigma strain HK-1 linkage group LG1, ASM292280v2, whole genome shotgun sequence genome contains:
- the LOC112157248 gene encoding uncharacterized protein LOC112157248, which codes for MVLWQLCTLEHLRTSSFGCPPPRHGLQLLFWFANDCVTSDPHIAMKLQSHVQPEEGDFGFHVFGNVEELLPALSKSTKRKKQLVYFVVGNLNADRYPAAASLPPYVRENYNSFGSYDCNNTDRIIISYQRSSRQVEAVYVTEHDDADLGRFRHDGTFQVGGELIRALQNPQLDLSAFLTQMGYYGDVEVMAGAAQVEPLVFSMMQNDPTGFFTEAFSRQMQINVEPFGCSRLSEYAGDCAAQCGVLQRRNRKHKASRKTRIARQTQVMSSWEPDGWSYEWEPVESYYPGCYRDDKKRPGGRGFSLRKMLLGVCAVYVAYRCLRWWLRSSSTDDWDKTIFRMFPRKPPTYPRAHVMLDYVY